The proteins below come from a single Xiphophorus hellerii strain 12219 chromosome 14, Xiphophorus_hellerii-4.1, whole genome shotgun sequence genomic window:
- the LOC116732387 gene encoding serine/threonine-protein phosphatase PP1-beta catalytic subunit: MAEGELDVDSLISRLLEVRGCRPGKIVQMTEAEVRGLCIKSREIFLSQPILLELEAPLKICGDIHGQYTDLLRLFEYGGFPPEANYLFLGDYVDRGKQSLETICLLLAYKIKYPENFFLLRGNHECASINRIYGFYDECKRRFNIKLWKTFTDCFNCLPIAAIVDEKIFCCHGGLSPDLQSMEQIRRIMRPTDVPDTGLLCDLLWSDPDKDVQGWGENDRGVSFTFGADVVSKFLNRHDLDLICRAHQVVEDGYEFFAKRQLVTLFSAPNYCGEFDNAGGMMSVDETLMCSFQILKPSEKKAKYQYGGMNSGRPVTPPRTAQPPKKR, encoded by the exons ATGGCGGAGGGGGAGTTGGACGTCGACTCGTTGATTTCCAGGCTTCTAGAGG TACGAGGATGCCGCCCAGGCAAGATCGTCCAGATGACGGAGGCGGAGGTGCGCGGCCTCTGCATCAAATCCCGGGAAATTTTCCTTAGCCAGCCAATCCTGCTGGAGCTGGAGGCTCCGCTCAAAATCTGCG GTGACATCCACGGACAGTACACAGACCTGCTGAGGCTCTTTGAGTACGGCGGCTTCCCTCCAGAGGCGAACTACCTGTTCCTGGGCGACTACGTGGACAGAGGGAAGCAGTCGCTGGAGACCATCTGCCTGCTGCTGGCGTACAAGATCAAATACCCCGAGAACTTCTTCCTGCTCCGGGGCAACCACGAGTGTGCCTCCATCAACCGCATCTACGGCTTCTACGACGAGT GTAAACGCAGGTTCAACATCAAACTGTGGAAGACTTTTACCGACTGTTTCAACTGCCTGCCCATCGCCGCCATAGTGGATGAGAAGATCTTCTGTTGCCATGGAG GACTTTCTCCTGACCTCCAGTCTATGGAGCAGATCAGACGGATCATGAGACCCACAGACGTGCCTGACACAG GTCTTCTGTGCGACCTGCTGTGGTCGGACCCCGATAAGGACGTGCAGGGCTGGGGGGAGAACGACCGCGGCGTCTCCTTCACGTTCGGCGCCGACGTGGTCAGCAAGTTCCTCAACCGTCACGATTTGGACCTCATCTGTAGAGCTCACCAG GTGGTAGAAGATGGGTATGAGTTCTTCGCCAAGCGGCAGCTGGTGACTCTGTTCTCGGCTCCCAACTACTGCGGGGAGTTTGACAACGCCGGTGGCATGATGAGCGTGGACGAAACCCTGATGTGCTCCTTCCAG ATCCTGAAGCCGTCTGAGAAGAAGGCCAAGTACCAGTATGGAGGGATGAACTCCGGCCGGCCCGTCACGCCGCCCCGCACAGCccaaccccccaaaaaacgatga
- the LOC116732385 gene encoding equilibrative nucleoside transporter 2: MKGRTDTPQDRFCLVGIFFFILGLGTLLPWNFFMTASLYFQSRLNNTELTNGTAVRKEYHFNNWMTFLSQLPLLVFTLLNSFMYQRISEAIRIAGSLVFILLLFILTAVLVKVDMHQDLFFSVTMAIIWFINSFGAVLQGSLFGLVGLLPQNYSAVFMSGQGLAGTFAAIAMLLTTASDLDSESAALGYFITPCVGTLLTLLSYLLLPHTEFAQFYLNRSSKYEEGTTDKLLTDGTSLENGKLNGHANCTVATVALSSSSSRDEAKLETSPNRSEQTDSSAEKASVLEVLKKIWVMAFCVTFAFTVTLSVFPAVTVDVRTAFPHGKWEHYFIGVCCFLVFNISDWFGRTVTTWIRWPGKESRVFPALVVSRVIFIPLLMLCNVQQRSHLPVVFSHDAAFTLIMILFSVSSGYSVCLSMSYAPQLVEPKDAETAGALMTFFLALGLSLGAALSFLLRSLV, translated from the exons TACTTCCAAAGCCGCCTCAACAACACGGAGCTGACGAACGGGACGGCGGTCAGGAAGGAGTATCACTTCAACAACTGGATGACCTTTCTGTCCCAGCTGCCCCTGCTGGTCTTCACCCTGCTCAACTCCTTCATGTACCAGAG GATATCGGAGGCCATCCGCATCGCAGGCAGCCTCGTCTTCATCctgctgctcttcatcctcaccGCAGTCCTGGTGAAAGTGGACATGCATCAGGATCTCTTCTTCTCCGTCACCATGGCGATCATCTGGTTCATCAACT CGTTCGGCGCCGTGCTGCAGGGCAGCCTGTTCGGCCTGGTCGGCCTGCTGCCGCAGAACTACAGCGCCGTCTTCATGAGCGGCCAGGGCCTCGCCGGGACCTTCGCCGCCATCGCCATGCTGCTCACCACAGCCA GTGATTTGGACTCTGAATCTGCAGCCTTGGGTTACTTTATCACGCCATGTGTGGGAACTCTGCTCACCCTGTTGAGCTACCTGCTGCTGCCACACACG GAGTTTGCTCAGTTTTACCTGAACAGAAGCAGCAAGTATGAAGAAGGCACAACGGACAAGCTGCTGACTG ACGGAACCTCTCTGGAGAACGGGAAGCTGAATGGCCACGCTAACTGCACGGTGGCCACCGTAgccctcagcagcagcagcagtcggGACGAGGCCAAGCTGGAAACCAGTCCAAACAGGAGCGAGCAGACCGACAGCTCTGCAGAAAAAGCCTCGGTGTTGGAGGTGTTGAAAAAG ATTTGGGTGATGGCGTTCTGCGTGACGTTTGCGTTCACCGTCACGCTGTCCGTATTCCCCGCCGTCACTGTCGATGTCCGAACAGCATTCCCACATGGAAAATGGG AACACTACTTCATCGGGGTGTGTTGCTTCCTGGTCTTCAACATTAGCGACTGGTTTGGCCGGACCGTCACTACGTGGATACGCTGG CCTGGTAAAGAGTCTCGTGTGTTCCCGGCCCTGGTGGTCTCCAGGGTGATCTTCATCCCCCTGCTGATGCTCTGTAACGTCCAGCAGCGCTCCCACCTGCCCGTCGTCTTCTCCCACGACGCCGCCTTCACCCTCATCATGATTCTCTTCTCCGTGTCCAGCGGTTACTCCGTGTGCCTCTCCATGTCCTACGCGCCACA ACTGGTGGAGCCTAAAGATGCCGAGACTGCAGGAGCCCTGATGACCTTCTTCCTGGCCCTGGGTCTGTCCCTCGGGGCCGCCCTGTCCTTTCTCCTCAGGAGTCTGGTGTAG